The stretch of DNA CGTGACGAAGGAGATCCCACTTATAACCAGGCGCGCATCGCGATGGGAGAGCGGCCCGTAACGTCCTTCGCCCAAATCACCTCCAACGTCCGGCTTCAGCAGGAGCTGAAGCAAGTTTATGGCAACGTCAATAACGTCGAGCTGTTCGTCGGATTGATGGCCGAAAATCACTTACCAGGTTCGTCACTTGGTCAGACCGAGCAAGCCATTCTCGCCAAGCAGTTCGAAGCCCTCCGCGACGGGGATCGCTTCTTCTACGAAAACGCCGATCCGAGCAGCCTGGTTAACCAGCTCAACAACACCACGCTGGCCCAGATCATCGAGCGGAACACCACGCTCACGAATCTGCAATCGAACGTGTTCCAGTTCTATAGCAACATCCAAGGAACCGTCGTCGCGACGTCGGCCACGACTACGCATCTGTTAGGTGGCGGAACGAACGGTGCCAACGGCCAGAATTCGTCCCCAATGGCCGGGGTAACCGTGGAGTTGATCTATAACGGTCAGGTCATCGACACGACCACGACCAATACGCGCGGCGTCTATCAGTTCCAGCAAGTCGGCGCGGGATCGTTTACGGTGCAAGTCGTAGCACCTGCGGGCAGCAAGCT from Pirellulales bacterium encodes:
- a CDS encoding peroxidase family protein gives rise to the protein RDEGDPTYNQARIAMGERPVTSFAQITSNVRLQQELKQVYGNVNNVELFVGLMAENHLPGSSLGQTEQAILAKQFEALRDGDRFFYENADPSSLVNQLNNTTLAQIIERNTTLTNLQSNVFQFYSNIQGTVVATSATTTHLLGGGTNGANGQNSSPMAGVTVELIYNGQVIDTTTTNTRGVYQFQQVGAGSFTVQVVAPAGSKLSNAATLSANVNITKGQDGPSDPAVANFRMTGVVTTHSTAPIGPQHHSNPHGTPGNVLGALPVVSVATDGATNSALAPTVDGTSAVANSSTGAVGLSALAVGTTAPRLGPAVAAVDQVFASQNIIDNLRDIGL